From a region of the Streptosporangiales bacterium genome:
- the thiE gene encoding thiamine phosphate synthase, which produces MPAKEVNERLPRVHLITDFPTLDLTALNQVVAVAGTGVDAIQVRAKHATDREVVAWTRAVVAAVRPLGARVLVNDRLDVALAAGADGVHLGLDDLPVAAARALTPEGFLIGATCRGHEHAVRARADGADYAGVGPVHASTTKDSLPDPIGLDALRAAARVLPAIAIGGITAARVPAVMRAGAHGVAVVAAVWRAQDPPGEAKRIVDLVRAA; this is translated from the coding sequence ATGCCGGCGAAGGAAGTGAACGAACGTTTGCCACGCGTACACTTGATCACCGATTTCCCCACACTCGATCTGACCGCGCTCAACCAGGTCGTCGCGGTCGCCGGCACGGGAGTGGACGCGATCCAGGTCCGTGCCAAGCACGCGACCGATCGGGAGGTCGTCGCCTGGACACGCGCGGTCGTCGCGGCGGTGCGCCCTCTCGGGGCGCGGGTCCTGGTCAACGACCGGCTCGACGTCGCGCTCGCGGCGGGCGCCGACGGCGTCCACCTGGGACTGGACGACCTGCCCGTCGCTGCCGCCCGGGCACTCACCCCCGAGGGTTTCCTCATCGGGGCCACCTGCCGCGGGCACGAGCACGCGGTCCGAGCCAGGGCGGACGGCGCGGACTATGCCGGTGTGGGCCCGGTTCATGCCTCCACCACCAAGGACAGCCTGCCGGACCCGATCGGTCTGGACGCTCTTCGTGCGGCTGCCCGGGTGCTGCCCGCCATCGCCATCGGCGGGATAACCGCCGCTCGAGTGCCTGCGGTCATGCGGGCCGGTGCCCACGGAGTCGCCGTCGTCGCTGCGGTGTGGCGCGCGCAGGACCCACCGGGGGAAGCGAAGCGGATCGTCGACCTGGTCCGCGCCGCGTGA
- a CDS encoding ZIP family metal transporter: MTAARTRGQLPAWILVVATLATVAVAMTALVLAGSRSLPERLGPPVERLTVERTVLSPGVIELVVRNTGPDPVQIAQISVNDTYVGFTGSTEPLSRLATDTVRLAYPWQDGQPYLVSVLTSSGAVVEHEIPAAAETPATGGGLLALMVLLGTYVGIIPVALGMAFLPALRRAGRSAVRVLLALTVGLLAFLAVDAAVEGLELAERSGGAFGGPVLVLLGAGLAFLALTAVDRFLRSRSRRRAGDSPDGWRLALMIAIGIGLHNLGEGLAIGSAYAVGELALGTALVVGFALHNTTEGLAVVAPLTRQRPSLLRLLFLGLLAGAPAIVGAVVGAAVDNTALASLLFGVGVGAIVQVVIQIAPSLRNHAGKIIDPAIAGGLAAGLLIMYATGLLVAT, encoded by the coding sequence GTGACCGCCGCGCGGACCCGCGGGCAGCTCCCGGCCTGGATTCTCGTGGTCGCCACCCTCGCGACCGTCGCGGTCGCCATGACCGCGCTCGTCCTGGCCGGTAGCCGTAGCCTGCCCGAGCGTCTCGGGCCACCGGTGGAGCGGCTGACGGTCGAGCGCACCGTGCTGTCACCCGGCGTCATCGAGCTCGTGGTGCGCAACACCGGACCGGATCCGGTGCAGATCGCCCAGATCTCCGTCAACGACACCTACGTCGGCTTCACCGGCTCCACCGAACCGCTGAGCCGGCTGGCCACGGACACCGTGCGCCTGGCCTATCCGTGGCAGGACGGCCAGCCCTATCTGGTGTCGGTCCTGACGTCCTCCGGTGCCGTCGTCGAGCACGAGATCCCAGCCGCAGCGGAGACTCCCGCCACCGGTGGCGGACTGCTGGCGCTGATGGTGCTGCTCGGAACCTACGTCGGCATCATCCCGGTGGCACTCGGGATGGCGTTCCTGCCCGCGCTGCGCAGGGCCGGCCGGTCGGCGGTTCGGGTGCTGCTCGCGCTGACCGTCGGACTGCTCGCCTTCCTCGCCGTCGACGCGGCCGTCGAGGGGCTCGAACTGGCCGAGCGGTCCGGAGGCGCCTTCGGTGGCCCAGTGCTGGTCCTCCTCGGCGCCGGGCTGGCGTTCCTGGCCCTCACCGCGGTCGACCGCTTCCTGCGGAGCCGGTCCCGCAGACGGGCCGGGGACAGCCCGGACGGCTGGCGGCTGGCGCTGATGATCGCCATCGGGATCGGACTGCACAACCTCGGGGAGGGACTGGCGATCGGCTCGGCATATGCCGTCGGCGAACTGGCCCTGGGAACCGCGCTGGTTGTCGGCTTCGCTCTGCACAACACCACCGAGGGCCTCGCGGTCGTCGCGCCGCTGACACGGCAACGACCCTCCCTACTCCGCCTCCTCTTCCTCGGCCTCCTCGCCGGTGCGCCGGCGATCGTCGGTGCAGTGGTCGGCGCCGCCGTCGACAACACCGCGCTGGCGTCTCTGCTGTTCGGCGTGGGTGTCGGCGCCATCGTCCAGGTCGTCATCCAGATCGCGCCCAGCCTGCGCAACCACGCCGGCAAGATCATAGACCCGGCCATCGCCGGTGGGCTCGCCGCCGGCCTCCTGATCATGTACGCCACCGGCCTACTCGTCGCTACCTGA
- the thiO gene encoding glycine oxidase ThiO — protein MSGRIAVPRGLDVVVVGGGIIGLACADELIRAGHDVRVCDPAPAGGATYAAAGMLAPAGEAWFGEEPLFRLGQESLARWPGFAASLEQRSGVQVDLRTTGTLLVAGDCDDLAEVRRTYALLDRVGVRAEELDRRSVRSAEPTVTSRVAGGAFLPDDHQVNPRRVAEALLEVLGDRVVRMHAEPVDDGVVLSDGTRLRADVVVLATGAVGMPRVRPVRGEVVRVRTPHAPTRVLRARLHGERVYVVPRRSGEVVIGATEEEHGAADEAPLPTVGGVTRLLETARALVPGLDTAELLEVVARDRPGSPDNGPLIGPVPAAGSTRRLLAGGHYRGGVLLAPVTAAAVRAHIDGADVPDVARPFTPDRFEPREEDPCR, from the coding sequence GTGAGCGGGCGCATCGCGGTACCGCGCGGTCTCGATGTGGTCGTCGTCGGGGGCGGCATCATTGGCCTGGCCTGCGCCGACGAGCTGATCCGAGCCGGTCACGACGTGCGCGTCTGCGACCCGGCGCCGGCCGGAGGTGCGACGTACGCTGCGGCCGGGATGCTCGCCCCCGCCGGCGAGGCCTGGTTCGGCGAAGAGCCGTTGTTCCGCCTGGGCCAGGAGTCGCTCGCCCGCTGGCCCGGGTTCGCCGCGTCCCTGGAGCAGCGCTCCGGCGTTCAGGTCGATCTGCGTACGACCGGGACGTTGCTCGTGGCCGGTGACTGTGACGACCTCGCGGAAGTACGCCGGACGTATGCCCTGCTCGACCGGGTCGGGGTCCGGGCCGAGGAGCTCGACCGGCGGAGCGTGCGATCCGCAGAGCCTACGGTCACCTCACGGGTGGCCGGAGGGGCCTTCCTCCCCGACGACCACCAGGTCAATCCGCGGCGGGTCGCCGAGGCGCTGCTGGAGGTGCTCGGCGACCGGGTCGTCCGGATGCACGCCGAGCCCGTCGACGACGGTGTGGTCCTGAGCGACGGGACCCGGCTGCGAGCGGACGTCGTGGTCCTGGCCACCGGGGCCGTCGGCATGCCGCGAGTGCGTCCCGTGCGCGGCGAGGTCGTGCGCGTGCGGACCCCTCACGCCCCGACCCGCGTGCTGCGCGCGCGTCTGCACGGGGAGCGGGTGTACGTTGTGCCGCGGCGCAGCGGTGAGGTCGTGATCGGGGCGACCGAGGAGGAGCATGGCGCCGCCGACGAGGCGCCGCTGCCGACCGTTGGAGGCGTCACCCGGCTGCTGGAGACCGCGCGGGCGCTTGTACCAGGCCTCGACACCGCCGAGCTGCTGGAGGTCGTCGCCCGGGACCGGCCGGGAAGTCCGGACAACGGCCCGCTCATCGGACCGGTCCCGGCCGCCGGCTCGACCCGCCGCCTGCTCGCGGGCGGCCACTACCGGGGTGGCGTGCTGCTGGCCCCGGTCACCGCGGCGGCGGTCCGCGCCCATATCGACGGGGCCGACGTACCCGACGTCGCCCGACCCTTCACCCCCGACCGTTTCGAGCCCAGAGAAGAGGACCCATGCAGGTGA
- the thiS gene encoding sulfur carrier protein ThiS: MQVTVNGHFRELPEETRLAGLVSDPRGVAVALNGAVVRAADWPTTVLSEHDRIEVVTARQGG; the protein is encoded by the coding sequence ATGCAGGTGACCGTCAACGGACACTTCCGCGAGCTGCCCGAGGAGACCCGGCTCGCCGGCCTGGTGTCGGATCCGCGCGGGGTCGCCGTCGCCCTTAACGGTGCGGTGGTCCGCGCCGCCGACTGGCCCACGACCGTGCTGAGCGAGCATGACCGCATCGAGGTTGTCACCGCCCGGCAGGGCGGGTGA
- a CDS encoding multicopper oxidase domain-containing protein, translating into MPGASRRGFLLGGAGVALGAIPTQPLAARSRGEDPSPAPHTGDDTPSAHGGGVNGPAFRGGSVDHAANGFHPGKILRDFDYGKVSKLADGRVLREWEIVARDREIEVAPGLVFPAWTFNGRVPGPTLRCRAGDRLRVRIVNASAHPHTMHFHGIHPAEMDGVPGVGRGVIEPGGDFVYEFDAEPFGLHLYHCHVGPLAEHIARGLYGTFIIDPPQPRPRADELVMVMHGYNTTFDAQGNQLYAVNGIPFHYMHEPVRVKRGELVRIYLVNVLEYDPINSFHLHGNFFDYYPTGTRLEPSEFTDTVSQAQGQRGICEVRFPHPGKFMFHAHKTEFADLGWMGFFEVTG; encoded by the coding sequence ATGCCCGGGGCGTCTCGGCGGGGATTTCTGCTGGGCGGGGCTGGGGTTGCTCTCGGCGCGATACCCACGCAACCACTGGCCGCGCGATCGCGGGGCGAGGACCCGAGCCCTGCGCCACATACGGGCGATGACACCCCGTCGGCTCATGGTGGCGGAGTGAACGGTCCGGCCTTCCGCGGTGGCAGCGTCGATCACGCGGCCAACGGGTTCCACCCGGGCAAGATCCTGCGGGACTTCGACTACGGCAAGGTCTCGAAGCTGGCGGATGGCCGCGTGTTGCGTGAGTGGGAGATCGTCGCGAGGGACCGCGAGATCGAGGTCGCACCCGGCCTGGTGTTCCCGGCATGGACGTTCAACGGGCGGGTGCCGGGTCCGACATTGCGCTGCCGGGCCGGCGACCGACTGCGGGTGCGCATCGTCAACGCCTCCGCCCATCCACACACGATGCACTTCCACGGTATCCACCCCGCCGAGATGGACGGGGTCCCAGGAGTCGGCCGGGGGGTGATCGAACCCGGCGGCGACTTCGTCTACGAATTCGACGCGGAACCGTTCGGGCTCCACCTGTACCACTGCCACGTGGGGCCGCTCGCCGAGCACATCGCCCGCGGCCTGTACGGCACGTTCATCATCGACCCACCGCAGCCCCGTCCGCGGGCCGACGAGCTGGTGATGGTGATGCACGGCTACAACACCACCTTCGACGCCCAGGGCAACCAGCTCTACGCGGTCAACGGGATCCCGTTCCACTACATGCACGAACCGGTCCGGGTGAAGCGCGGTGAGCTGGTGCGGATCTATCTGGTCAACGTCTTGGAGTACGACCCGATCAACAGCTTCCACCTGCACGGGAACTTCTTCGACTACTACCCGACCGGCACCCGGCTGGAACCCAGCGAGTTCACCGACACGGTCAGCCAGGCGCAAGGGCAGCGTGGCATCTGCGAGGTGCGGTTCCCCCACCCTGGGAAGTTCATGTTCCACGCGCACAAGACCGAGTTCGCCGATCTCGGCTGGATGGGCTTCTTCGAGGTGACCGGGTGA
- a CDS encoding sigma-70 family RNA polymerase sigma factor has protein sequence MLYQKYYAALLHYALRLSDGDRQHAEDVTQEALFRAWQHADALEADEALRWLYTVARNVAISMLHRGRRHRIIEVEFDQDGTNTSDDELERVLESWQVIEALKTLTDNHRAVLVELFYRRRSMVEAAEVLKVPVGTVKSRSHYALRALRDALSERGVITP, from the coding sequence ATGCTTTACCAAAAGTACTATGCCGCGCTTCTCCATTACGCATTGCGCCTTTCTGACGGCGATCGGCAGCATGCGGAGGACGTCACCCAGGAAGCCTTGTTCCGCGCGTGGCAGCATGCCGACGCGCTGGAGGCGGACGAGGCTCTCCGGTGGCTCTACACGGTCGCCCGCAATGTCGCTATCTCCATGCTCCACCGCGGGCGGCGACACCGGATCATCGAGGTGGAGTTCGATCAAGACGGGACCAACACATCCGACGACGAGCTCGAGCGGGTCCTGGAGTCGTGGCAGGTGATCGAGGCCCTGAAGACGCTCACCGACAACCATCGCGCGGTCCTGGTCGAGTTGTTCTACCGGCGGCGGTCGATGGTGGAGGCGGCCGAGGTCCTGAAGGTGCCGGTCGGGACGGTGAAGTCCCGCAGCCACTACGCGCTTCGCGCCCTGCGTGACGCACTGAGCGAGCGAGGAGTGATCACACCATGA
- a CDS encoding methyltransferase domain-containing protein — translation MMRAVERSVCRSAGWGWLASRVILPRALAGVRPAGDVLEMGCGGGAMAAEMLAADPAITLTALDIDPSMVDATMRRLGPYGHRARAIEADCADLPFEAGSFDTVVSFLMLHHVGRWEDALGEVVRVLRPGGLLAGCDALDTRVARWFHQAQGARFRSAGHAELRRRLESLPLERIAIRTHLGGVIATFSARRAPGTGR, via the coding sequence ATGATGCGCGCAGTGGAGCGGTCCGTCTGTCGCAGTGCGGGTTGGGGCTGGCTCGCCAGCAGGGTCATCCTGCCGCGAGCGTTGGCAGGCGTACGGCCCGCGGGAGATGTCCTGGAGATGGGCTGCGGCGGTGGCGCGATGGCGGCTGAGATGCTCGCCGCTGATCCGGCAATCACGCTCACCGCCCTCGACATCGACCCGTCGATGGTCGACGCCACCATGCGCCGGCTCGGGCCGTACGGGCACCGGGCACGCGCGATAGAGGCCGACTGCGCCGACCTGCCGTTCGAGGCAGGGTCCTTCGACACTGTCGTCTCCTTCCTGATGCTGCACCACGTCGGCCGATGGGAAGACGCCCTGGGTGAGGTGGTCCGCGTACTGCGTCCCGGCGGACTCCTCGCCGGATGCGACGCGCTCGACACCAGGGTGGCCCGCTGGTTCCACCAGGCGCAGGGGGCACGGTTCAGGTCGGCAGGACACGCGGAACTGCGACGCCGACTCGAATCGCTCCCCCTGGAACGGATCGCGATACGCACTCACCTCGGCGGAGTCATCGCCACGTTCAGTGCTCGACGCGCCCCGGGAACCGGTAGGTAG
- a CDS encoding metal-dependent transcriptional regulator, with translation MAQTARPVRCCEISHTAAVEDYLRTIFKLAGRKLPVTTSALAEQLWVAPPTVSAMLKRLEASQLVVRSAGHAVTLTAHGERHATGVTRRHRLVETFLVQVLGLAWDEVHAEADVLEHAISERLEDRIDSVLGHPTHDPHGDPIPPRSGQHVEAWATPLSGVAVGSRFRVQRVADDDSDALRYLAERGIRPGAVLEVMSREPFGGPVWVKVGARKHALGPMLADLVHGEIA, from the coding sequence ATGGCTCAAACTGCTCGACCGGTCCGTTGTTGCGAGATCTCGCATACCGCGGCGGTCGAGGACTACCTCAGGACGATCTTCAAACTCGCCGGGCGCAAGCTGCCGGTGACCACGTCCGCGCTCGCCGAGCAGCTGTGGGTCGCTCCGCCGACGGTGTCCGCGATGTTGAAGCGGCTGGAGGCGAGCCAGCTGGTCGTCCGCTCCGCGGGCCATGCCGTCACGCTGACGGCACATGGTGAACGGCATGCCACGGGGGTGACGCGCAGGCACCGGCTGGTCGAGACCTTTCTCGTGCAGGTTCTGGGGCTGGCCTGGGACGAGGTCCATGCGGAGGCCGATGTGCTGGAGCATGCGATCAGCGAGCGGCTTGAGGACCGGATCGACAGTGTGCTCGGACATCCCACGCACGATCCGCACGGCGACCCGATCCCGCCACGCAGCGGCCAGCACGTCGAGGCATGGGCCACTCCGCTGAGCGGCGTGGCGGTGGGCAGCCGGTTCCGGGTGCAGCGGGTCGCCGATGACGACAGCGACGCTCTGCGGTACCTGGCCGAGCGGGGGATCCGACCGGGTGCGGTGCTCGAGGTGATGAGCCGCGAACCTTTCGGAGGGCCGGTGTGGGTGAAGGTCGGCGCGCGCAAGCATGCGCTCGGGCCGATGCTGGCCGATCTCGTCCATGGCGAGATCGCCTGA
- a CDS encoding DDE-type integrase/transposase/recombinase: MGCKKSSTSTARAADLVARDFTATAPNRRWVVDFTSCRLLEAGFVYVASAIDVFSRMIVGWRVSRTMRTDLPLDAPRLHQPRRHRGSCPTPTPATWPVHRAQLGGSADRNLPGVPRSQLWVAVIEGERVSPVRRSSRCPALV, encoded by the coding sequence CTGGGCTGCAAGAAGTCCAGCACCTCCACGGCACGCGCGGCAGACCTCGTCGCGCGGGACTTCACCGCCACCGCCCCGAACCGACGTTGGGTCGTCGACTTCACCTCATGTCGCCTGCTGGAGGCCGGGTTCGTCTACGTCGCCTCCGCGATCGACGTGTTCTCCCGAATGATCGTCGGCTGGCGTGTCTCTCGCACCATGCGCACCGACCTGCCGCTCGATGCGCCGCGGCTGCACCAGCCACGACGTCACCGGGGCTCGTGCCCCACTCCGACGCCGGCAACCTGGCCAGTACACCGAGCGCAGCTTGGCGGTAGTGCTGATCGAAACCTTCCGGGCGTGCCACGTTCTCAGCTGTGGGTGGCGGTAATCGAAGGAGAGCGCGTATCGCCGGTCAGACGGAGCAGCCGCTGTCCCGCCTTGGTGTAG